The Sulfurospirillum diekertiae genomic sequence CTTTCAAAGCGCTGGGATGAAGCCTTTGCGAAAGCAAGTTCAGAAGAGTTTACGCTGAAAGTTATTGAAGTGAATCCAACAGCAAGTTATCTTGTTAATGATCAACTTTCACTTGGTTTTGGCGTGCGAGGTGTTTATACGGATGGTGTTGTTAAGAGTAATGCTTCTGGACTTGGGTCACCAGCAAATAGAGACCTTACAGGAGATTCAATTGATTTTGGATATAACTTAGCTCTTAGTTACAAGCCAATTAAAGATTTAACTTTGGCAGCAACATATCGCTCAAAAGTTGATTTAACAGTTGAAGGGGATGCAACACTTGTGAGTGGTATGTATAAGGGAGGTGCTTCAGTGACAATTCCTTTACCCGCTTCTTTAGCCCTAGCCGCTGCCTATACAATGGACAAAACAACTGTTGAGTTTGTCTATGAGCGAACCTATTGGTCTTCGTACAAAAATTTAGACTTTAATTATGATGTTGATTTAACAGCCACTGCTATGGCAGCATTTGATAAACCAATTTCAAAAAACTGGAAAGATTCAAATGCGTATCGTATTGGTTTGAGCCACCAATGTACAGATAATCTTAAAATGATGCTTGGTTTTGCAATTGATCAATCTCCTACTCCAGATAATACTCTTGGTTTCGAGTTGCCAGATTCAGATGCTAAACTTTATTCTATTGGTTTTGAGTATAAAGTGACTCAAAATTTAAAAATGGGTCTAGCCTATTTGTATGATGATAAAGAAGATAGAACAGTTACTAATAGAAGTTTTACGAATCAAACAGCACCGTATGGAACATTTTCAGATTCTGCAGCCCATTTAGTGACGGCATCATTTAAATATAAGTTTTAAAAATGCTAACTTATCCGTATCAGAATTTTTATGAGGTCATGGAAGCCAACGCTAAAAAATGCTCCTAAAAAAAATAGCCATATTTATGGATGATCGCAAAGTTACCTATTTAAAACTCAAGCAAAATATTGATACTTTTGCACGTTTTTTGGAATTTAGCGGGATTAAAAGCGGAGAGAGAGTTGCCATGATTGTTGGTAACTCTGAAGAGTTTGTTATCTCTTTATTTGCAATTACAAAAATTGGGGCCATAGCAGTGCCCCTAAATACTTTTTTGAAAAAAGAGGAATTTGAGTATATTTTGAATGATTGCGGCGCACGGATGCTTATCTCATCTGCATCATTTGCAAATGAGACTAAAAATTTGCTCAATACAACAAAAATCGAAAAAATTGTTTGGACAGATAAATATCCCTATTTAGATGAGCAAAATTATAGCTTCACTGAAATTGATGCAAATCTAGGAACCCATGAGCGCTTACTAAAACGACCTCTGTTAGACGATCTTGCTTGTATCGTTTATACATCAGGAACAACAGGTAAACCTAAAGGAGCTATGCTCTCTTATCGCAATTTTTTTTCCAATGCTATTGCTGGATCTATTTCATTTCAAATTACAGAGAAAGATCGCTTCATCGTGTTTCTACCAATGTTTCACTCTTTCACTCTCTCTATTATGGTGCTTCTTCCAATGTTTACCTGCTCAAGCATTGTCATTGTTCGATCTGTTTTCCCTTTTGCCAATGTGCTTAAGCAGACGTTGCTCAAACACGTGACGATTTTCTTGGGTGTCCCGACTCTTTATAACGCACTTTTAAAAGCAAAAATTCCATGGTACTTTATGTGGTTTAATAAAGTACGTATTTTTATATCTGGTAGTGCACCTCTTAGTGAACAATCACTCCATGATTTTAATGCAAAATTTAAAAAAGCCAAGCTTTTAGAAGGGTATGGGTTAAGTGAATGTTCGCCGGCTGTTTGTGTCAATCGACTTGATCATCAAAAACCACTTTCTGTGGGGCTACCCCTTCCTAGCTATGAAGTAAAAATAGTTAATGAAGAGATGATGGAAGTTAGAACTGGTGAAGTGGGTGAAATTATGGTTAAGGGAGATTGCGTTATGCACGGTTATCTTAACCATGCAAATTCAACAGATGAAACAATCATGAATGGCTGGTTGCTTACAGGAGATTTGGGTAAAAAGGATGAAGATGGCTTTATCTATATTGTTGATCGTAAAAAAGACCTTATTATTTCCAAAGGAATTAATATCTATCCTCGTGAGATAGAAGAAGTTATTTATAAATATGAAGGTGTTGATTCAGTTGCGGTGATTGGTGTGAAAGATGAAACCAAAGATGAAGATGTCTTAGCGTTTATTCAACCTAAAGAGGGTATTGAGCTCCAAGAAATGGAATTGCGCCAATATCTTAAAAAACATTTAGCAAATTTTAAGTTGCCTAAGCATATTTATTTTGTTGAGGAGCTTCCCAAAAATGCAACAGGTAAGGTTCTTAAGCGCATTTTAAAAGAGAAAGTACAAAGTGGTGGAATATTACGTAAAAAATAGAGATTAACTTTTTCATCAAAGGGTTATTTTATCATCATCTTGTCATTATAAGCTATACTATAATTTTTTTATTTGGATTTAAAGGTTTGTATTGCAGTATTTGGTAGATTTCTTAGAGAGTAAAACGGTTCAAACATCAAAAATTTATGAGCATCTTAAATGTTCTATTGACGAAGCAAAATTTTTACAAATGATGACCAAAGAGTATGTCTTAGGTTCTGTAGAAATGGGCGTTGCTGATGGTCTTATTAAACTTTTTGGTGATAAAAATTATGCTCATTTACAACAACTTTCTCTTGTTAAAGACATCATTGAACAAGGTTGGATTATTCAAAATAGCTTTCTAACTTCAAAGATTATGGATGTCTCCAATTTAGAACTTTTAAACAGTACCGTCACTTTAAGCTCTGCTTTTTTGAAGCTATTAGAAGAAGGAACACTTGAAGTAGTGTTACCAGATGTTACGCCTTATGAAGATCATCTCGAATATTTGAAAGATCAATTTTTTCGTATTGAACTCTATCAAAAATTAAGTCAAACTAAGCACAATGCTACGGAAAATTCACCGAGTATTGGACGACTAAAAAATAAACTTGAACTTTTAGAGAGTCGTATTATTGAGCGTATAAAAGTAACACAAAATGAGATCATTGTTGAGACGATTTTTAAAGAAAATGAGTTGAATGCAAAAGAGCAGCTTATTTTTCTTGCACTTCTAAAAGAGGAGTATGCAGGGGAGTTTGAAAGTTTACGTGATATGAATACATTGATTAGCCTTATTAGCGTGGATGATTATGAAAAAATTAAAAATCGGTCTCTTTTAGAAGAAGGGTCAAAACTTATTGAAAATCTTATTATTGATTACGACGAGATGCTTAGCACTTTTGGCGGCGTGACACGAAGCTTTTTTATTAGTGAAGAGTTTTTGCAAAAGATTATGCATCCTAACAAAGAGAAAAAAAGCAAGAAAATTAAACTTGATATGCTCATTGGTGAGCAGGAACTTTTTGAATTAATCGATCCTAAGACCAATTTGGATGATGTGATTTTGCATCCAAAAACCAAAGAGGTGCTTGATAATTTACTAAAACAAATTGATAAAAATGTGGTGAAATTACTGCGTGAATGGGGTATAAAAGAGCGTCGTAGTGGCATTGATGCCAAGATTATTCTTTACGGCCCTCCGGGTACGGGTAAAACGATGACGGCACTCTCTTTAGCCAAGTCGATGAAAAAACGTGTCCTTAGCTTTGATTGTTCTAAGATTCTTTCCAAATATGTTGGTGAGAGTGAAAAAAATGTACGCAGTATTTTTGATACCTACAAAGAGTTGTGCAAAAAGACCAAAAGTGAGCCATTATTGCTTCTCAATGAAGCCGATCAGTTTTTAAGTGCACGTTCAACCGATAGCGGAGCAAGTGCCGATAAAATGCACAATCAGATGCAAAATATCTTTTTAGAGCAGATTGAACGTTTCGATGGACTACTTATTGCAACGACAAATCTTTTGGAAACGATTGATCCTGCATTCTCAAGGCGTTTTGACTATAAAATTGCTTTTGAAAAGCCTGATTTGAAACAACGAATTGAACTTTGGAAAAAACTTTTACCTGAAAATGCGACCTATGAAGAGGGATTAGATATTGAAAAACTCGCTTTGTATCCACTGACGGGTGGGCAGATTAAAGTGGTACTTAAGAATACAGCTTTGAAAGTTGCCACTAAAGCAAAGCCTTTATTTACCTTTGAGGATTTCAAACTTGCTATTGATCGTGAAACCAAAGGTGCCTTTGGTGATGCTAAGTCGGTTGGATTTATGAATTAAAGGCGTAAGCAAGCCTTTTTGAGTGTTTACATGTAAACACTCAGATGGATTTGTTGTGAAGCTATCGTTTTTGCCTCATTAGAGGTGAGCTTTTCGAAAGAAATATCGGGTACATAGCCCTTGTTTTGTATTCTTGTGGTTAACGTAGCTTTTGGGTTTTGCTCAAATAGCATTATAAAAAATGAAGGAATGATGATGACCCCCTTGTCGCATATGGATTTTGCCCATCCTTATTTTGGAGCTTTTTTTCTCCTTATCTTTGGTGCTGTTGTTTTTTATGGTATTACTGTATTGGCACGCTCGATCAGTCGCAAGATGGCACGATTGGATACCGAAAAACTCAAGCTCAGTATTTATGAGTGTGGCCCTGAAGTTACAAAGCAACCCAATAAAATTTCTGCACATTTTTATCTCTTTGCCGTTTTGTTTATTCTGTTTGATGTTGAAATTATTTTTATGTTTCCTTGGGCAGTAGATTTTAAAGTCCTAGGAATGTTTGGGTTTACTGAAATGATTTTATTTGTCATCGTTTTAACCATTGGTTTTGTATATGCATGGAAAAAAGGAGCGCTCGAATGGCACAGCATAAGATAAATTACCTTCAAGAAGCAGGGCTTCCTGTGGCGTTAACTACAGTGGATAAGCTTGTTCAATGGGGTAGAAGTAACTCGTTGTGGCCACTGACGTATGGACTTGCTTGTTGCGCGATTGAAATGATGGCAACGGGTGCGAGTCGTTATGACTTTGACCGTTTCGGAACGATTTTTCGAGCGAGTCCTAGACAAGCAGATGTACTTGTGATTGCAGGGACGCTGACCAAAAAACATGCTCCGTTTATGAGACGTTTGTACGATCAAATGCCTGATCCAAAGTGGGTGATTAGCATGGGAAGTTGTGCCAATACGGGTGGTATGTTTAACACCTATGCAACTGTTCAAGGAGCAGATCGTATCGTTCCTGTAGATATTTATCTCCCAGGTTGTGCTCCACGACCTGAAACCCTTCAATATGCCCTAATGCTTCTACAAAAGAAAATTCGAACAGAAAAAGCATCACGCAGATTAGAACCTAAAAGGTTGGTATGATGAGAAGTTATAGTGATAAACAAAATGTTCAAAAAAAGCCTTATTTCAGTGATCGTTATTTCGTTGCACCACAAATTCCTAAAGACGTTGTTGAAAGTGATGAAGTTTTTACCAATGATTTAGCCGTTTTAAAAGCAAAATTTGAAATTAAAGAGGCATATATTCAAAGAGGTCAACTCGTTGTTTATATTGATCCTAAAGATAATGTAGAGGTGCTCAAAACACTTCGAGATGAACTTTTCTATAACTTTTTATCTGAACACAGCGCCATTGACTGGTTAGCAAAAAGTGGAGAATTTGAAATTTTTTACCAATTACTTTCGACTTCTAAACGCAAACGTCTACGTGTTAAATGTTTTATCAAAGAGAAAGAGGTGCTCAAAAGCGTCATTAGCCTCTATTCGAGTGCAAATTGGGCAGAGCGTGAGATGTATGATATGTTTGGTGTTATCATCAGTGGGCATCCTTATATGAAACGACTCTTAATGCCCGATGATTGGTTTGATCATCCTCTTCGTAAAACCTATCCGTTGCATGGTGATGAAGTGGCACAGTGGTATGAGATCGATAAAATTTTTGGTAAAGAGTATCGTGACATCATAGGACCCGAAGAGCGTGATAGTGCGCGTATTGATGTGAAGGATACCCATCGTTTTGCACACCTTAATCATGAAGTTCCTTTTGGAGCTGAGCCAAGTCAAGAAAAAACGTTTACTGATTACCAAGAAGAGGGTGGCGTATTTATCGTGAAAAAACTCAAAAAAGAAGATGCCAAAATCGTGAAAGAGAGATACTAATCATGCAAAAGGTCAACAGACTTAAACCCTTTTTTGAAAATGTGGTCTTTGAGCGTGAAGACAACCACATGATCGTAAACTTTGGACCACAGCATCCAAGTTCGCATGGACAATTACGCCTGATATTAGAACTTGATGGCGAGAAGGTTTCAAAAGCAACACCTGATATTGGCTATTTGCATCGTGGTATGGAAAAAATGGCTGAAAATATGATTTACAATGAGTTCTTGCCAACCACCGATAGAATGGATTATATCGCTGCGAGTGCAAACAACTATGGTTTTGCTTTAGCGGTAGAGACACTCATCGGTCTTGAAGTTCCAAGACGTGCTAAAGTGATTCGTATGATGCTTTTAGAACTCAACCGTATCTCTTCTCACCTTTTCTGGCTTGCAACGCACGCGCTTGATGTGGGCGCAATGACCATTTTCCTTTATGCTTTTAGGGAGAGAGAATATACACTTGATTTGATCGAAGATTATTGTGGTGCACGTTTGACACACTCTTCAGTAAGAATTGGTGGCGTGCCTCTTGATCTTCCACAAGGGTGGATTGCAGGATTGAATAAATTTATTAACCATTTACCGATTGATATTGGTGATTATGAAGGGTTATTAGACCAAAACCGTATCTGGAAAATGCGTTTGGAAGATGTGGGTGTCGTGACACCTGAACAAGCGCAAAGCTGGGGCTGTTCTGGTCCAATGCTTCGAGGCTCTGGTATCGCATGGGATATTCGTAAAGAAGAGCCTTATGAACTCTATAATGAAGTGGAATTTGATGTGCCCGTGAGTACAACCTGTGATAGTTATGGAAGGTATAAATTGCATATGGAAGAGATGCGCCAAAGTATTCGCATTCTCAAACAGCTCATTCCGATGTATGAACAAACTTCCCCTGAGATTATCGCACATGCTCCAAATTATGTTTCCGCTCCCAAAGAGCAGATTATGACGCAAAATTATTCGTTAATGCAACATTTTGTGTTAGTAACGCAAGGTATGCGCCCACCTGTGGGTGAAGTGTATGTGGCTACTGAATCACCAAAAGGAGAGCTTGGTTTTTACATTAATTCCCAAGGTGATCCATATCCGTACAGATTGAAACTGAGAACACCAAGTTTCTTCCACACCGCTTTCTTACAAGAGTTGTTAGTAGGTGAATATCTTGCCGACGTTGTTGCGATCATTGGTAACGCAAACATCGTCTTTGGCGAAATTGACAGATAGGAGAGAGAATGCAACGTTATGATTTACGCCATTTAGGCGATAATTTTTACGGACGTATGCTTGAGATCATTGATGAAACTTCCATGGGCGAAGTTTCTATTTTTATGTTTGAGATCGGTGATTTCTCCCCTATTCAAAAAAGTGCAGACGTTATCAAAGAAGCGGGTTGGACATTGATGAACTCTTTGAAGTTCAATGAAACAGACTGGACGATTGTCGTTAAAAAAGTGAAAAGTGAAGTAGCATAATGGCAACGAAGCAATTTATAGAGAGCTTAAATCAATCCAATAACGAGCAATTTACATTTACATGTAAAGGATTTGATCTTATTATCTGTATAGGAACACTCCCTTCTCGCCATAATACAACGCTTTTTGAAAACTTACGTGCTAGTGATGCTAACGTGGTCTATCTCTTTACGATGGAAGACCCAGTGTTAGTTGAAAAAAGTGCTTTTTTTAGCCGTTATGAAATAGGCTCAGAAGAGGGTGTCTTTGCGCTTTTAGCCAAAAGTTTTCTTTTACATGTAAAGATTCCAGAGCATATCAAAAACTATTTTGAAGAGCTTGATGAAGGGTATATCAGCGCAGAGAGTAATCTTGGAGAAGAAGAAATCGAAGAGATTGAAGCGTTGTATCAAGAGGCGAGTAATGTATTGTTAGTGTTAGGAGAGGATCTTGTATGTCATCCAAGAGCGTCTGCTATAGCGCACCTTGCAGGACTAATCGCAAAGTATGGCAAAGTAAAATTGTTGGTTGTAGGGAGCATTCCTGAAATGATCATCACATCTAAGAATGAAACGGTATTAGATGAGGTTGAAGAGCTAAAAAGTTTTGATGGTGTTGTAGTGTATCAATGCCCTGCAATGAGCGAAGAAGAAGAGCATTCACTTATAGGTTCTGCTCAATTTCAAATGGCAGCCAAAGTGCAAAACAACGACAA encodes the following:
- a CDS encoding NADH-quinone oxidoreductase subunit C, whose protein sequence is MMRSYSDKQNVQKKPYFSDRYFVAPQIPKDVVESDEVFTNDLAVLKAKFEIKEAYIQRGQLVVYIDPKDNVEVLKTLRDELFYNFLSEHSAIDWLAKSGEFEIFYQLLSTSKRKRLRVKCFIKEKEVLKSVISLYSSANWAEREMYDMFGVIISGHPYMKRLLMPDDWFDHPLRKTYPLHGDEVAQWYEIDKIFGKEYRDIIGPEERDSARIDVKDTHRFAHLNHEVPFGAEPSQEKTFTDYQEEGGVFIVKKLKKEDAKIVKERY
- a CDS encoding NAD(P)H-quinone oxidoreductase subunit 3, yielding MTPLSHMDFAHPYFGAFFLLIFGAVVFYGITVLARSISRKMARLDTEKLKLSIYECGPEVTKQPNKISAHFYLFAVLFILFDVEIIFMFPWAVDFKVLGMFGFTEMILFVIVLTIGFVYAWKKGALEWHSIR
- a CDS encoding OmpP1/FadL family transporter, which produces MKQTVKVVTLLSLSAATLLASGYRIPEQSLNSVALSAAYVAGANGADASYYNPANMSFMENGAFTEVAITYINLPKVNYTDTLNSHYNGDSKEEQFLMPNLHYVSPMVGNWRYGLSITAPAGLSKRWDEAFAKASSEEFTLKVIEVNPTASYLVNDQLSLGFGVRGVYTDGVVKSNASGLGSPANRDLTGDSIDFGYNLALSYKPIKDLTLAATYRSKVDLTVEGDATLVSGMYKGGASVTIPLPASLALAAAYTMDKTTVEFVYERTYWSSYKNLDFNYDVDLTATAMAAFDKPISKNWKDSNAYRIGLSHQCTDNLKMMLGFAIDQSPTPDNTLGFELPDSDAKLYSIGFEYKVTQNLKMGLAYLYDDKEDRTVTNRSFTNQTAPYGTFSDSAAHLVTASFKYKF
- a CDS encoding NuoB/complex I 20 kDa subunit family protein produces the protein MAQHKINYLQEAGLPVALTTVDKLVQWGRSNSLWPLTYGLACCAIEMMATGASRYDFDRFGTIFRASPRQADVLVIAGTLTKKHAPFMRRLYDQMPDPKWVISMGSCANTGGMFNTYATVQGADRIVPVDIYLPGCAPRPETLQYALMLLQKKIRTEKASRRLEPKRLV
- a CDS encoding ATP-binding protein gives rise to the protein MQYLVDFLESKTVQTSKIYEHLKCSIDEAKFLQMMTKEYVLGSVEMGVADGLIKLFGDKNYAHLQQLSLVKDIIEQGWIIQNSFLTSKIMDVSNLELLNSTVTLSSAFLKLLEEGTLEVVLPDVTPYEDHLEYLKDQFFRIELYQKLSQTKHNATENSPSIGRLKNKLELLESRIIERIKVTQNEIIVETIFKENELNAKEQLIFLALLKEEYAGEFESLRDMNTLISLISVDDYEKIKNRSLLEEGSKLIENLIIDYDEMLSTFGGVTRSFFISEEFLQKIMHPNKEKKSKKIKLDMLIGEQELFELIDPKTNLDDVILHPKTKEVLDNLLKQIDKNVVKLLREWGIKERRSGIDAKIILYGPPGTGKTMTALSLAKSMKKRVLSFDCSKILSKYVGESEKNVRSIFDTYKELCKKTKSEPLLLLNEADQFLSARSTDSGASADKMHNQMQNIFLEQIERFDGLLIATTNLLETIDPAFSRRFDYKIAFEKPDLKQRIELWKKLLPENATYEEGLDIEKLALYPLTGGQIKVVLKNTALKVATKAKPLFTFEDFKLAIDRETKGAFGDAKSVGFMN
- a CDS encoding NADH-ubiquinone oxidoreductase subunit E family protein, which produces MQRYDLRHLGDNFYGRMLEIIDETSMGEVSIFMFEIGDFSPIQKSADVIKEAGWTLMNSLKFNETDWTIVVKKVKSEVA
- the nuoD gene encoding NADH dehydrogenase (quinone) subunit D, coding for MQKVNRLKPFFENVVFEREDNHMIVNFGPQHPSSHGQLRLILELDGEKVSKATPDIGYLHRGMEKMAENMIYNEFLPTTDRMDYIAASANNYGFALAVETLIGLEVPRRAKVIRMMLLELNRISSHLFWLATHALDVGAMTIFLYAFREREYTLDLIEDYCGARLTHSSVRIGGVPLDLPQGWIAGLNKFINHLPIDIGDYEGLLDQNRIWKMRLEDVGVVTPEQAQSWGCSGPMLRGSGIAWDIRKEEPYELYNEVEFDVPVSTTCDSYGRYKLHMEEMRQSIRILKQLIPMYEQTSPEIIAHAPNYVSAPKEQIMTQNYSLMQHFVLVTQGMRPPVGEVYVATESPKGELGFYINSQGDPYPYRLKLRTPSFFHTAFLQELLVGEYLADVVAIIGNANIVFGEIDR